One window of Gymnogyps californianus isolate 813 chromosome 10, ASM1813914v2, whole genome shotgun sequence genomic DNA carries:
- the ANO7 gene encoding LOW QUALITY PROTEIN: anoctamin-7 (The sequence of the model RefSeq protein was modified relative to this genomic sequence to represent the inferred CDS: inserted 2 bases in 1 codon) — protein sequence MQRRRTTDDPHCSLVGQDGRGARYGSLSEEAIEIPQPSNAALDQKSTANVFSDGCTRIDFVLVWETVPWELSRQQDSCKNRDLQERSATIHRTWRKKFLDKLHAAGIHMEKHMTRVEKKVVHYLLLSAPWSVLCYYAEELQLRVPLQALPRQTSNWSASVLRRLGIPNLMAQEVPNLPLDYYTCPFKANKLRWFLGSDEQDTFFSTTQRHQILYEILATTQYGHSKEREVGVDRLLSENVFTAAFPLHEGPYKLRPEELAASSLSQRQVLFQYWASWGKWSKYQPLDHVRKYFGEKVAFYFAWLGFYTGWLLPAAVVGTVVFIAGIFLMFNDVPSQEICASEEQYWMCPLCKTCPYWQLSKICSTFMAGRLFDHGGTIFFSIFMSLWAVLFLEFWKRTNASLAHHWDCSEFEDIEERPRPQFTAMAPMTIINPITGAEEPYFPKRSRLHRILAGSMVIIMMIAVVVMFVVSVILYRAVVAILLSSSGYFWFVASASRIASITASVVNLIFILILSKIYISLAHFLTKWEMHRTQTKYEDAFTFKVFVFQFVTFYSSPIYIAFFKGKFIGYPGNYLSXFWVRNEECSPGGCFIELAQELLVIMVGKQIINNVQEVAIPKLKCWWHKHKLLSTKKAGEEGESVPVEQAPWVMDHQLLVFEGLFDEYLEMVLQFGFITIFVAACPLAPLFALLNNWVEIRLDAHKFVCDYRRPVAERAQGIGIWFSILEAITHLAVISNAFLIAFTSDFLPRVYYEYVHDSSLHGYVNFTLAYAPWDFVLQSNTTCRYRAFRDRDGNLTLTYWQLLAIRLGFIIVFEHVVFFIGRVIAWLVPDIPESVEVKVKRERYLAKEALAENKVGHGSSSTSSFKAFFALNLCRSTGKQEGSPVRSCSSSY from the exons ATGCAGCGGAGGAGGACCACGGACGATCCCCACTGCAGCCTGGTGGGGCAGGACGGCAGAGGTGCTCGCTACGGCAGTCTGAGTGAGGAGGCCATCGAAATCCCCCAG CCCAGCAACGCAGCCCTGGACCAGAAGAGCACAGCCAATGTCTTCAGTGATGGCTGTACGAGGATAG ACTTTGTCCTGGTGTGGGAAACCGTCCCCTGGgagctgagcaggcagcaggacagctgCAAGAACAGGGACTTGCAAGAGAGATCTGCCACCATCCACAGGACCTGGCGGAAGAAGTTTCTGGACAAGCTTCATGCTGCTGGGATCCACATGGAAAAG CACATGACCCGCGTGGAGAAGAAGGTGGTGCATTACCTGCTGCTGAGCGCGCCCTGGAGCGTACTCTGCTACTACGCCGAGGAGCTCCAGCTCCGTGTGCCGCTGCAG GCACTGCCCAGACAGACCTCCAACTGGTCGGCCAGCGTGCTGCGGCGGCTGGGCATCCCCAACCTGATGGCCCAGGAGGTTCCCAACCTGCCGCTGGACTACTACACCTGCCCCTTCAAGGCCAACAAGCTGCGCTG GTTCCTGGGGAGCGATGAGCAGGACACCTTCTTCTCCACCACCCAGCGGCACCAAATT CTCTACGAGATCCTGGCCACGACACAGTACGGCCACTCCAAGGAGCGGGAGGTGGGGGTGGACCGGCTGCTGAGCGAGAATGTCTTCACCGCCGCCTTCCCACTGCACGAG GGTCCCTACAAGCTCCGGCCGGAggagctggctgccagcagcctcAGCCAGCGCCAAGTCCTCTTCCAGTACTGGGCCAGCTGGGGGAAGTGGAGCAAGTACCAGCCGCTGGATCACGTCCGCAAGTACTTTGGGGAGAAGGTTGCTTTCTACTTCGCCTGGCTGG GCTTCTACACGGGATGGCTTTTGCCTGCTGCGGTGGTGGGGACGGTGGTGTTCATCGCGGGcattttcctgatgttcaaCGACGTACCTTC GCAGGAGATCTGCGCGAGCGAAGAGCAGTACTGGATGTGTCCCCTCTGCAAGACCTGTCCCTACTGGCAGCTCTCCAAAATCTGCAGCACGTTCATG GCGGGACGGCTCTTTGACCACGGCGGGACCATCTTCTTCAGCATCTTCATGTCCCTGTGGGCAGTGCTGTTCCTGGAGTTCTGGAAGCGGACCAACGCATCCCTGGCTCACCACTGGGACTGCTCCGAGTTCGAGGACATCGAG gAGCGGCCACGGCCCCAGTTCACAGCCATGGCTCCCATGACGATAATAAACCCTATAACAGGGGCGGAGGAGCCATATTTCCCCAAGCGCAGCCGCCTCCACCGGATTTTGGCTGGTTCGATGGTCATTATAATGATG ATTGCCGTGGTGGTGATGTTCGTGGTCTCCGTTATCCTCTACCGGGCAGTGGTCGCCATCCTCCTCTCCAGCTCAGGATACTTCTGGTTTGTGGCTTCG GCATCCCGCATCGCCAGCATCACCGCCTCGGTGGTGAACCTCATCTTCATCCTCATCCTCTCCAAGATCTATATTTCCCTGGCTCATTTTCTCACCAAGTGGG AGATGCATCGGACCCAGACCAAGTATGAGGACGCCTTCACCTTCAAAGTGTTTGTCTTCCAGTTTGTCACCTTCTACTCCTCTCCCATTTACATCGCCTTCTTCAAGGGCAA GTTCATCGGCTACCCCGGGAACTACCTGAG TTTCTGGGTCCGCAACGAGGAG TGCAGCCCAGGCGGGTGCTTCATTGAGCTGGCACAGGAGCTGCTGGTCATCATGGTGGGGAAGCAGATCATCAACAATGTGCAGGAGGTGGCCATCCC GAAGCTGAAGTGCTGGTGGCACAAGCACAAGCTCCTCTCCACCAAGAAGGCAGGCGAGGAGGGGGAGTCGGTCCCGGTGGAGCAGGCGCCCTGGGTGATGGACCACCAGCTGCTGGTGTTCGAGGGGCTGTTTGATGAGTACCTGGAGATGG tccTGCAGTTCGGCTTCATCACCATCTTTGTGGCAGCCTGTCCCCTGGCACCCCTCTTCGCCCTGCTCAACAACTGGGTGGAGATCCGCCTGGATGCCCACAAGTTCGTCTGTGACTACCGGCGGCCCGTGGCCGAGCGGGCGCAGGGCATCGGCATCTGGTTCTCCATCCTGGAGGCCATCACTCACCTGGCTGTCATCAGCAAT gccTTCCTCATCGCCTTCACCTCTGACTTCCTGCCCCGCGTGTACTACGAGTACGTCCACGACAGCAGCCTGCACGGCTACGTAAACTTCACCTTGGCATACGCGCCGTGGGACTTTGTCCTGCAGAGCAACACCACGTGCAG ATACAGAGCGTTTAGGGACCGGGACGGCAACTTGACCTTGACTTACTGGCAGCTGCTGGCCATACGCTTGGGCTTCATCATCGTGTTCGAG CATGTGGTTTTCTTTATCGGACGTGTGATTGCGTGGCTGGTGCCCGACATTCCCGAGTCTGTGGAGGTCAAGGTGAAGCGTGAACGGTACTTGGCCAAGGAGGCCCTCGCTGAGAACAAGGTGGGCCACGgcagctcctccacctcctcctttaaagccttttttgctttaaacttGTGCAGAAGCACAGGCAAGCAAGAAGGCAGCCCTGtaaggagctgcagcagctcctacTAG